A part of Candidatus Electrothrix aestuarii genomic DNA contains:
- the cas7c gene encoding type I-C CRISPR-associated protein Cas7/Csd2: MSLENKIDFAVILSVKHANPNGDPLNGNRPRVDYEGYGEISDVCLKRKIRDRLQDQQQPIFVQSDEKKIDGMPSLKARAESEEFGLGKDTLNSKKTSPDKAAKLACEKWLDVRTFGQLFAFKGSGKDGVSIPIRGPVSIHSAFSVEPVSVASIQITKSVSGEGDGSKKGSDTMGMKHRVDEAVYVTYGSMNPQLAERTGFSNDDAETIKSVLPKLFEGDASSARPEGSMAVEKVIWWQHNCKSGQYSSAKVHRTLEVRPDGSFDLENLEGLEPEIIEGF; the protein is encoded by the coding sequence ATGAGCCTGGAAAATAAAATTGATTTTGCCGTTATTTTAAGCGTAAAGCATGCCAATCCCAACGGAGACCCGCTGAACGGCAACCGTCCCAGAGTGGACTATGAAGGATACGGAGAAATCAGCGATGTCTGCCTGAAACGAAAAATTCGAGACCGTTTGCAGGATCAGCAGCAGCCGATCTTTGTCCAGTCGGATGAAAAGAAGATCGATGGCATGCCCAGTCTCAAGGCCAGAGCCGAGTCCGAGGAGTTCGGGTTGGGTAAGGACACCTTGAACAGCAAGAAAACAAGCCCTGATAAGGCAGCGAAGTTAGCCTGTGAAAAATGGTTGGATGTCCGCACCTTTGGTCAACTCTTTGCCTTTAAAGGCAGCGGGAAAGACGGGGTATCCATCCCTATTCGCGGACCGGTCTCCATTCATTCGGCCTTCAGCGTGGAGCCGGTCAGTGTGGCCAGTATCCAGATTACTAAGAGCGTCAGCGGCGAAGGCGATGGCAGCAAAAAAGGTTCAGATACTATGGGCATGAAGCACCGGGTGGACGAGGCAGTCTATGTCACCTACGGCAGTATGAATCCTCAGCTTGCCGAACGTACCGGCTTTAGCAACGATGACGCGGAAACCATTAAATCAGTCCTGCCCAAACTCTTTGAGGGCGATGCCTCTTCGGCCAGACCGGAAGGAAGTATGGCTGTGGAAAAAGTGATTTGGTGGCAGCATAACTGCAAGTCCGGGCAATACTCATCCGCCAAGGTTCACCGTACCCTGGAAGTGCGTCCCGACGGCAGCTTTGATCTTGAGAACCTGGAAGGATTGGAACCGGAGATTATTGAGGGGTTTTAA
- a CDS encoding Fic family protein, which yields MSHYLQNLDPDLRAALRTQLRDLWTHTSTALEGNTLTLGDTSFVLKEGLTVAGKPLKDHQEVVGHARAIDLLHEYLQQGDTFGETELFALHKAVQTEAVFDYYKPVGAWKNQPNSTADTVDGKQVIFEYAAPAQIPALMENWLALYRDQIRKTEAAPNNPDIALTAYVLLHAAFVRIHPFADGNGRMARLVANLPVLRAGLPPIIIPREQRKEYIDSLSTWHFAAGQIKTGEELLPASDQLKPFTELCRQAWQASISLVEEARKRQEVRDFDVE from the coding sequence ATGTCCCACTACCTCCAAAACCTCGATCCCGACCTCCGCGCAGCCCTGCGCACCCAGCTGCGCGACCTCTGGACCCACACCTCCACCGCCCTGGAGGGCAACACCCTCACCTTAGGTGATACTTCTTTTGTTCTGAAGGAGGGCCTGACCGTTGCTGGCAAGCCACTCAAGGACCATCAGGAGGTAGTGGGTCATGCACGGGCTATCGATCTGCTCCACGAGTATCTTCAGCAAGGCGACACGTTCGGCGAAACAGAACTATTCGCTCTGCACAAGGCCGTGCAGACCGAGGCGGTGTTTGATTATTATAAGCCCGTGGGTGCCTGGAAAAACCAACCTAACTCCACTGCCGATACAGTGGATGGCAAGCAGGTGATTTTTGAGTACGCAGCCCCTGCCCAGATCCCGGCCCTGATGGAAAACTGGCTCGCCCTGTATCGGGATCAGATACGGAAAACCGAAGCCGCGCCGAACAACCCGGACATCGCCCTGACCGCCTATGTCCTGCTCCACGCCGCCTTTGTCCGCATCCATCCTTTTGCGGATGGCAACGGACGAATGGCCCGCTTAGTCGCCAACCTGCCCGTGCTCCGGGCTGGCCTGCCACCGATCATTATCCCCAGGGAGCAGCGCAAAGAATATATTGATTCCCTATCAACTTGGCATTTTGCCGCCGGGCAGATCAAGACCGGTGAGGAGCTGCTGCCAGCATCGGATCAACTGAAGCCGTTTACAGAGCTGTGCAGACAGGCCTGGCAGGCATCAATATCGTTGGTGGAGGAAGCGCGGAAGAGGCAGGAGGTGCGGGATTTCGATGTGGAATAA
- a CDS encoding type II toxin-antitoxin system VapC family toxin: MKILLDTCSFLWISLEPEKLSDQAMSAFKNPANTVFLSSVTNWEIGIKFHLGKLVIPAAPEAFIPTERKTHKIASLKLAEEDSFHLSKLPDIHKDPFDRILICQAIENGLTLLTSDRYIQQYPVKTLW, translated from the coding sequence ATGAAAATACTTCTTGATACCTGTTCTTTTCTGTGGATTTCACTGGAGCCTGAAAAACTGTCAGATCAAGCGATGTCTGCGTTTAAGAATCCTGCAAACACTGTTTTTCTCAGTAGTGTCACAAACTGGGAAATCGGTATAAAATTTCATCTCGGCAAGCTGGTGATCCCTGCCGCCCCTGAAGCCTTTATTCCGACAGAACGAAAGACCCATAAAATAGCTTCCCTGAAACTGGCGGAAGAAGACAGCTTTCATCTTTCTAAGCTTCCGGATATTCATAAAGACCCCTTTGACCGTATCCTCATCTGCCAGGCTATTGAAAACGGCTTGACTCTTCTGACTTCGGATCGGTATATTCAGCAATATCCGGTAAAAACGCTATGGTAA
- a CDS encoding type II toxin-antitoxin system prevent-host-death family antitoxin codes for MPQLNISEVKSHFSATIARVAAGETVIVCNRNKPVAEIIPVQQQETLTERPVGLGKKRYPDFKLADNLKEPLPDDILAYFTGEKE; via the coding sequence ATGCCGCAACTTAATATCAGCGAAGTGAAAAGTCACTTTTCCGCCACCATTGCGCGAGTCGCTGCCGGGGAAACCGTGATTGTCTGTAACCGCAATAAACCGGTTGCAGAGATCATACCTGTTCAACAACAGGAGACATTAACGGAACGTCCGGTCGGCTTGGGGAAAAAACGCTATCCGGATTTTAAACTGGCCGATAACTTGAAGGAGCCGTTGCCTGACGATATTCTGGCCTATTTCACAGGTGAGAAAGAATGA
- the cas4 gene encoding CRISPR-associated protein Cas4: MYTEDDLLMLSALQHLLFCPRQCALIHLEQAWTENRFTAEGRVLHERVHTAATDSRCTVRVEYDMPLRSLRLGLSGRADIVEMHQQEDSSWLPFPVEYKRGRPKKDDTDRVQLCAQALCLEEMLDCTVPEGALYYGQKNRRTPVQFDDRLRRVTEEAAGRLHELLSGTVTPAPEYSRRCESCSFIDTCLPRTAGKKNQVRNYMTRMTQS, encoded by the coding sequence ATGTACACGGAAGACGACCTCCTCATGCTGTCCGCGCTCCAGCATCTCCTGTTCTGTCCGCGCCAATGCGCCCTGATCCACCTTGAGCAGGCCTGGACGGAAAATCGCTTCACTGCCGAAGGCCGGGTGCTACACGAGCGGGTCCATACCGCAGCCACGGATTCCCGCTGCACTGTGCGGGTGGAATACGATATGCCGCTCCGCTCTCTGCGCCTGGGCTTGTCTGGCAGGGCGGATATTGTGGAGATGCATCAGCAGGAGGACAGCTCCTGGCTCCCCTTTCCGGTGGAGTATAAACGGGGCCGTCCGAAAAAAGACGATACCGACCGGGTTCAGCTCTGCGCCCAGGCCCTGTGTCTGGAGGAAATGCTGGACTGCACGGTCCCGGAAGGTGCGCTCTATTACGGGCAAAAAAACAGGCGGACACCGGTACAGTTTGATGATCGCCTACGCCGGGTCACTGAAGAGGCTGCGGGCCGCCTCCACGAACTGCTCTCCGGTACCGTCACCCCGGCCCCGGAGTACAGCCGTCGCTGTGAAAGCTGCTCTTTTATTGATACCTGCCTGCCCCGAACTGCCGGGAAGAAAAATCAGGTGCGCAATTATATGACCAGGATGACGCAATCATGA
- the cas1c gene encoding type I-C CRISPR-associated endonuclease Cas1c, whose translation MKKHLNTLFVTTQGAYLAKEGETVAVRIEGKVRLRLPVHTLDGIVCFGNVGCSPFLLGFCGERNLTVSFLTEYGRFLARVQGPVSGNVILRREQYRRADDLDFSARMARAFINGKVANCRALLNRTVRDHGDRLDSEAVGDAANHLTGLLKSLGRGRPLEEVRGTEGDGAHVYFSVFDHLIIRNKEDFFFHRRSRRPPLDRVNCLLSFLYTLVMHDVRSALECTGLDPAVGFLHRDRPGRSGLALDMMEEFRPLADRLTLSLINRGQLQAKDFVVSEGGGVRMKDKARKTLLTAYQERKQDVLLHPFLEEKMPLGLFFHTQALLLARFLRGDLDGYPPMIWR comes from the coding sequence ATGAAAAAACATCTGAACACGCTCTTTGTCACCACCCAGGGAGCCTATCTGGCCAAGGAAGGAGAAACCGTAGCTGTGCGCATCGAAGGCAAGGTTAGGTTGCGCCTGCCCGTCCATACCCTGGACGGCATTGTCTGTTTCGGCAATGTAGGGTGCAGCCCCTTTCTCCTCGGCTTCTGCGGAGAACGCAACCTGACTGTGAGTTTTCTGACAGAATACGGCCGCTTTCTGGCACGGGTGCAAGGACCTGTTTCCGGCAATGTGATCCTGCGGCGGGAACAGTACCGTCGGGCCGATGACCTGGATTTTTCCGCCCGCATGGCACGGGCCTTTATCAACGGCAAGGTTGCTAATTGCCGGGCGCTCCTGAACCGGACTGTCCGTGACCACGGAGACAGGCTGGACAGCGAGGCTGTGGGTGATGCGGCAAATCACCTCACCGGCCTGCTCAAATCCCTGGGCCGGGGTCGGCCTCTGGAAGAGGTCCGGGGCACGGAAGGTGACGGAGCCCATGTCTATTTTTCTGTGTTCGATCATCTCATTATCCGCAATAAAGAGGATTTCTTCTTTCACCGGCGTAGCCGCAGACCTCCTCTGGATCGGGTCAACTGCCTGCTTTCTTTTCTTTATACCTTGGTCATGCATGATGTCCGCTCGGCCCTGGAATGCACCGGCCTTGATCCGGCAGTGGGCTTTCTCCATCGGGACCGACCGGGCCGATCCGGTCTGGCCCTGGATATGATGGAGGAATTCCGGCCTCTTGCTGATCGTCTGACCCTTTCCCTGATCAACCGGGGCCAGTTGCAGGCCAAGGATTTTGTGGTCAGTGAGGGCGGCGGGGTACGGATGAAGGATAAAGCCAGAAAAACCCTGCTCACCGCCTATCAGGAGCGAAAACAGGATGTGCTGCTGCATCCATTTCTGGAGGAGAAGATGCCTTTGGGGCTGTTCTTCCACACCCAGGCCCTGTTGCTGGCCCGTTTTCTTCGGGGTGATCTGGACGGGTATC